The Bradyrhizobium sp. LLZ17 genomic sequence TCAGGCGAGGGGCCTCGTGGCTGACGAGGCCCATGCCGTGGGCCAAAAACTCCGTGCAGTCGCGCTGGGTGATGTGGGCCAGCTGCCGCTCGGCCGCGACGTAGATGTCACCGCCCATGGCGCCCGGCCGGACCGCGGCAAAAGCCGCGCGCTGGACCGCTTCGATCTCGGCCAGGCAGTCCTTCAGCTCGGTGTCCGGCTCGCCCAGCACGGCCATGCGCGCGAGGTCGCCGATATAGCCGTGATAATTGCCGCCGGAGTCGAGCGACAGCACATCGCCTTGCTCCCAGCGCTGTGCCGACGGCGCCCGGTTGTGGCTGCTGCCGCAGGCGAGCAGGCAATATTCGAACGTCAGCCCACGGTTGGCCTCGGCGACACGCAACGCATCGGACAATTGCTGCTTGGTCGTGCCCGGGCCCTGCCCGGCGATCACCTCCAGCATCGAGGCGATCACCAGTTCCGACGCGGTCTTGAGTTTTGCCAGCTCATGCGCCGACTTGACCGCACGCAGCCGTTCCAGCACCAGCAGCGCGTCCTTGAGCTCGGCGTCGGGCAGGGCGTCGCCAAGCGCCTTGCCTGCGTCCATCGGCAGAAACGCCATCTCGACGCCGATCCGCTTGATCGGCACGCCGGCATCCTTCAAGGCGCGCGCGGCCCGCATCACCGCGTCCACCGAGCCATTGGACTCGGTCCGGACTTGCGGCACCCAGGGCGGCGCCACGGCGCGCTGATGGGTTTCCAGCCGATGGCCGATATAGACGGCCTTGTCCGGCGCGCCTTTGGGATAGGCCAGGACCGGCAGATATCGGCTCACGCCCAGGGCATCCATGTAGTCGAAGAAGATCGCGCGCTCGGCCCCCAGCAAGTACTGCACATTGTGCTTGGAGGTCGCGACCAGGACGTCGAGACCGGCCGCGTCCATCAGGCGGTCGAGCTTGGCGGCATCGAATGGAATGGCGCGCGAGGCGCTCGCGCGAGTGGCGTTCTCCTGCATGACGAAACCTCCCAATGGCGGCGTGGCTCGAGCGGCCGCGTCCGTTGTCTGCCGTTGATTGTGCGCCCGGAGCAGGGTTCCGGATATCCCTGGATTGGGCTGGCCTGACCTGCACGGTCACATCCGTAATTCGCATAAGGTATATTATGGAATATATTTATCTACAACTTGATCAAAGACTTAGATCGAACTCCTTCCACCACGCCTTCGCTCAGCGGCGGTTTTCGGCCACGCGCCAGATCATCGCCGCAGCTCTTGACGGCTACTGTGCATGGGGTTGTTTTCCAGTTTTTGTATCCGGCCCATCGCTCCTAAAGCCGATATTGCCGCAAGGATGTCCGGCTGCAATAAGCGAGGCTTCGCGAGATCGCAGATGACCTTCTGACGCCACGTCCGTATAGGTTTGCGTCTCACAACAAGAACAAACTTTTGAGGAAGCAGACCCAATGAGCTTTTCCCGACGCACGCTTCTCAAGGCCTCCGCCGCGACCGCGGTCCTGGGCGGCCTCAGCGCGCCCCATGTCGCGCGGGCCGAGAGCGCCGAGTTCACCTACAAATACGCTAACAACCTGCCAGACACCCATCCCTTGAACGTGCGCGCCAAGGAGATGGCGGCGGCGATCAAGAGCGAGACCGGCGGCAAGTTCGACCTCCAGATCTTCCCGAACAACCAGCTCGGCTCGGACACCGACATGCTGAGCCAGATCCGCTCAGGCGGCGTCGAGTTCTTCACGCTCTCCGGACTGATCCTGGCGACCTTGGTGCCGGCGGCCTCGATCAACGGCATCGGCTTCGCATTCCCGGACTACGACACGGTCTGGAAGGCCATGGACGGCGACCTTGGCGCCTATGTCCGCGGCGAGATCAAGAAGTCCGGCCTCGAGGTCATGGACAAGATCTGGGACAACGGCTTCCGCCAGACCACGTCGTCGAGCAAGCCGATCACCGGCCCGGACGATTTCAAGGGCTTCAAGATCCGCGTGCCGGTGTCGCCGCTGTGGACCTCGATGTTCAAGGCGTTCGACGCGGCGCCCGCCTCGATCAATTTCAGCGAGGTCTATTCGGCGCTCCAGACCAAGATCGTCGAGGGCCAGGAGAACCCGCTGGCGATCATCTCGACCGCAAAGCTCTACGAGGTGCAGAAATACTGCTCGCTGACCAACCACATGTGGGACGGCTTCTGGTTCCTGGCCAACCGCCGCGCATGGGAAAAATTGCCGGAGGATATCCGCAAGGTCGTCGCCAAGAACATCAATGCCGCCGCGCTCAACGAGCGCACCGACACCGCGAAGCTGAACGCCAATCTGCAGCAGGAGCTCGCGGCCAAGGGCCTGACGTTCAACCAGCCCACGGTTGCGCCGTTCCGCGACAAGCTGCGGAGTGCCGGCTTCTATGCGGAGTGGAAGGGCAAATACGGCGAGCAGGCCTGGGACCTTCTGGAGAAGGCCGTCGGCAAGCTATCGTAACGCGTCGGGGCCGGCATGGCTCATACCGAGGTTGAGGTGAGCGCAGTGGCGGGCGAGGTGGCTGATCAGTCCCCTCGCCGACCTTCGCTGCTGGCTGCACTGGAGCGTCTCCTCGGCCTCATCGTCGAAATCCCTGCGGCGATTTTGGTCATCGCCGAGATCGTGATCCTGTTTGCCGGCGTGGTGGCGCGCTACGGCCTGCACCGGCCGCTGATCTGGTCCGACGAACTCGCCTCCATCCTGTTCCTGTGGCTGGCCATGCTGGGCTCAGCCGTGGCGTTTCGCCGCTCCGAGCACATGCGCATGACCGCGATCGTCGCCACCGCCAGCCCGGCGATGCGGGCTTGGCTCGATCTGGTCGCAACCTGCGCCGCGCTGGCCTTCCTGGCGATGGTGGTGTGGCCATCCTGGGACTACGCCTACGAAGAAAGCTACATCACCACGCCGGCGCTCCAGATCTCGAACATGTGGCGCGCGGCAGCGCTCCCGGCCGGGATCTGCCTGATGGCGGCGTTCGCGCTGTTGCGGCTGGTGCGCACGGCAGATTACCGGATGGTTGCGGCCGCAATTGCCTCGGTTGCCATCGTCATCGGCCTGTTCTGGCTGGCTGAGCCGGCGTTGCGGCCGCTCGGCAATCTCAACCTCGTCATCTTCTTCGTCGGGGTCGCCGGCTTCTGCGTCTTCGCGGGCGTTCCCATTGCGTTCGGCTTCGGCCTCGCCATCTTCGGCTATCTGGCGCTGACCACGCGGACACCCGTGATGGTGCTGGTCGGACGGATGGACGAGGGCATGAGCCACCTCATCCTGCTCTCGGTGCCACTCTTTGTATTTTTGGGGCTCTTGATAGAAATGACCGGCATGGCCCGGGCCATGGTGGCGTTTTTGGCCAGCCTGCTCGGCCATGTCCGCGGCGGCCTGCACTATGTCCTGGTTGGCGCCATGTACCTGGTCTCCGGCATCTCCGGGGCCAAGGCCGCCGACATGGCGGCGGTCGCGCCAGTGCTGTTTCCGGAAATGAAGCAGCGCGGCGCCCGCCCCGGCGATCTCGTCGCGCTTCTAGCGGCGACGGGTGCCCAGACCGAGACCATCCCGCCGAGCCTGGTGCTGATCACCATCGGCTCGGTGACGGGCGTCTCGATCGCCGCGCTGTTCACGGGCGGCCTCCTGCCCGGCGTGGTGCTTGCGGTCACGCTCTGCATGCTGGTCCGGTGGCGGTATCGGCACGAGGATATGAGCCACGTCCAGCGCGCCCCCCGCTTCCGAGATCGGCAAGACCTTCATCATCGCCCTGCCCGCGTTGGCGCTGCCTTTCGTGATCCGCTACGCAGTGGTCGAGGGCATTGCGACGGCCACCGAAGTTTCGACCATCGGCATCGTCTACGGCGCTCTCGTCGGCCTCCTGGTCTACCGCCGGTTCAACTGGCGGCGGCTGTTTCCGATGCTGGTCGAAACGGCGGCGCTGTCCGGCGCCATCCTCCTGATCATCGGCACCGCGACCGGCATGGCCTGGGGCCTGACCCAGTCCGGCTTCTCGCGCTCGCTGGCGGCGGCCATGACGGGGTTGCCGGGCGGGTCGGCGAGCTTCATCGCGGTCTCGATCCTGGCCTTCACCGTCCTCGGCAGCGTGCTGGAGGGCATTCCGGCGATCGTGCTGTTCGGGCCGCTGTTGTTTCCGATCGCGCGCGCCGTCGGCGTGCATGAGGTGCACTATGCCATGGTGATCATTCTTGCGATGGGGATCGGGTTATTCGCCCCGCCCTTCGGCGTCGGCTATTATGCCGCCTGCGCCATCGGACGCGTCGATCCGGCCGAAGGCATCAGGCCGATCTGGGGCTATCTGCTGGCGCTGCTGGTGGGATTGATCATCGTCGCGGTCTTCCCCTGGATCTCGATTGGATCCTTTGACGCGGCGTGAGGGAGGGTGTCGATGAGTGAGCGGCAGAACCAATACAATGTCGGCCTGGACAAGACGCCCGCCAACTACGTCCCGCTGACGCCGCTGAGCTTCCTCGCGCGCAGCGCCGCCGTCTATCCCGATCACGTCAGCACCGTCTACGAGGGCCGCAGCTTCAGCTGGGCGCAGACCTACGAGCGCTGCAAGCGCTTCGCCTCCTACCTCGCGGGCAAGGGCATCGGCGTCGGCGACACCGTCGCAGCGATGCTGCCGAATATTCCTGCGATGAACGAGGCGCATTTCGCCGTGCCGATGACGGGCGCCGTGCTCAACGCGCTCAACATCCGCCTCGATGCACCCTCCATCGCCTTTCAGCTCGAGCACGGCGGAGCGAAGATCATTTTGGTCGATCCCGAGTTTCCGGGCGTGATCACTGACGCGCTGGCGCAGATGAGCGGCCCAAAGCCGTTCGTGATCGACGTCGACGATGCCGCCTTCATGGGCGGCAAGCGCATCGGCGAGATCGAATACGAGGCTGCTGTCGCGCAGGGCGATCCAAACTTCACTGCGATCCCGCCCAGGGACGAATGGGACGCGATCGCGCTGAGCTACACGTCCGGCACGACAGGCAATCCGAAGGGCGTCGTCACCCATCATCGCGGCGCCTATCTGAATGCCGTCAGCAATATCCTCGCAGGCCAACTCGGCCAGCATCCTGTCTATCTCTGGACGCTGCCGATGTTCCACTGCAACGGCTGGTGCTTCCCCTGGACCATTGCAGCCGCCGCCGGCATCAATGTTTGCCTGCGCAAGGTCGAGCCGACGAAAATCTTCGAGCTGATCAGGACGCACGGCGTTACCCACATGTGCGGCGCGCCGATCGTCTACAACACGCTGATCAACGCGCCCGATGCGCCGAAAGGTAACGCCGCTCGCCGCGTTGTCGGGTTGATCGCAGGCGCCGCGCCGCCGGTTGCGGTTCTGGAGGGCGCAGAGAACATCGGCATCAAGCTGACCCACGTGTATGGCCTGACCGAGGTCTACGGCCCCGCCTCCGTCTGCGCGGAGCAGCCCGGTTGGGACGATCTCCCCGCCGCCGAGCGCGCCAGCATGAAGCGCCGGCAGGGCGTGCCCTACCCGCTCGAGGAAGCCGTCACCGTCATCAATCCGCAGA encodes the following:
- a CDS encoding M24 family metallopeptidase — protein: MQENATRASASRAIPFDAAKLDRLMDAAGLDVLVATSKHNVQYLLGAERAIFFDYMDALGVSRYLPVLAYPKGAPDKAVYIGHRLETHQRAVAPPWVPQVRTESNGSVDAVMRAARALKDAGVPIKRIGVEMAFLPMDAGKALGDALPDAELKDALLVLERLRAVKSAHELAKLKTASELVIASMLEVIAGQGPGTTKQQLSDALRVAEANRGLTFEYCLLACGSSHNRAPSAQRWEQGDVLSLDSGGNYHGYIGDLARMAVLGEPDTELKDCLAEIEAVQRAAFAAVRPGAMGGDIYVAAERQLAHITQRDCTEFLAHGMGLVSHEAPRLTASGPVPDDTDARLPLEPGMVVSIETTMKHPKRGFIKLEDTVAVTAGGYEIFGEDGRGWNLGGSAR
- a CDS encoding TRAP transporter substrate-binding protein; its protein translation is MSFSRRTLLKASAATAVLGGLSAPHVARAESAEFTYKYANNLPDTHPLNVRAKEMAAAIKSETGGKFDLQIFPNNQLGSDTDMLSQIRSGGVEFFTLSGLILATLVPAASINGIGFAFPDYDTVWKAMDGDLGAYVRGEIKKSGLEVMDKIWDNGFRQTTSSSKPITGPDDFKGFKIRVPVSPLWTSMFKAFDAAPASINFSEVYSALQTKIVEGQENPLAIISTAKLYEVQKYCSLTNHMWDGFWFLANRRAWEKLPEDIRKVVAKNINAAALNERTDTAKLNANLQQELAAKGLTFNQPTVAPFRDKLRSAGFYAEWKGKYGEQAWDLLEKAVGKLS
- a CDS encoding acyl-CoA synthetase codes for the protein MSERQNQYNVGLDKTPANYVPLTPLSFLARSAAVYPDHVSTVYEGRSFSWAQTYERCKRFASYLAGKGIGVGDTVAAMLPNIPAMNEAHFAVPMTGAVLNALNIRLDAPSIAFQLEHGGAKIILVDPEFPGVITDALAQMSGPKPFVIDVDDAAFMGGKRIGEIEYEAAVAQGDPNFTAIPPRDEWDAIALSYTSGTTGNPKGVVTHHRGAYLNAVSNILAGQLGQHPVYLWTLPMFHCNGWCFPWTIAAAAGINVCLRKVEPTKIFELIRTHGVTHMCGAPIVYNTLINAPDAPKGNAARRVVGLIAGAAPPVAVLEGAENIGIKLTHVYGLTEVYGPASVCAEQPGWDDLPAAERASMKRRQGVPYPLEEAVTVINPQTMRQVPRDGETIGEVMFRGNIVMKGYLKNEKATKEAFEGGWFHTGDLGVLDEHGYVIIKDRSKDIIISGGENISSVEVEDILYKHPAVLFAAVVAKPDPKWGEVPCAFVELKDGASASEADIIAFCRTHMSGFKTPKAVVFGPIPKTSTGKIQKFLLRNEVGSARAITA